The DNA segment TCATCTGGATGCCACTGTAGCAGTAAGTTGCAACATTCCATCGCCGCCTCAAATTGATGCGACACGATACACCCAGCCTTAAGCTCATGCAGCATGCGTGAAATCAGCTTCTTCACCGACGCCGCCTTTAAATAACTTGGCTTAAGTTCGGCCGCGTTACCCAGCTCACCGCGCACTAACACATGGAGTTGGTGTTTCGTTAGCTCTTTGCCCGTCAGCGGATCGTGATAACGCACAACGCCAGCAACATGACTGCGAAGCACGGTATTACCCGGTAAGAGTATGGCTTCGAGCTCTAAATCGAGCTGCTTGGCCAGTAGCATCAAAACCGTCGCCAGTGTGGTGCTATTGCCCTGTTTAGTGATAAGGCAAGTGCCTAAGTCCGCCGCTTCGGTACTGAAGTAATTGTCGCGGACACAAAAACCCAAGTCCTGATAAAACCAATGCAGCAAGGCATTTAAGCGTTGCTGTTGATCCACCAGGTAATGACTTAATACGGCTCCCGCCAATTCAAACCAAGCCCATTTCGCCGCTTCGAGGTTTGAAAATCCAAGGTGAGCACCTACATCCAATGCCGACTCGGGCAAAGAAATGCCATCTTGCAGATTGTATTTACCCATTAACCCAATAATACCGCTTGTTTAAAATGCGCCAATTTGGCGGCGTAAACTAACCAACCTAATGCACCTAAAAAGGCAAAAACTTTGAATAATTTGTTTCTGTTCGCTTTTATCGCAATCACGCCCAAGGCAATATACGCGAGCACGGCGCCAATTTTTTCGGTCAACCAAGGGTCCACAAAGGGATATTGCTTGATCATAAAGCACAGGGTTAAGCCCGACAGCAGTAAAAAAGTGTCGATAACATGGGGCGCGATTTTGAATACTTTCTTGCCCATCAGTGCTGACTGACGTAAATGCAACACAAAACGAACGACAAAAAACAGCACACTCACGGCAATTAAGGTTAAATGCAGGTGCTTAACAGCAGGATAAAGACTGTAAAAAGTTTCCATTGTGATACTTATGGCCAGTGACAAAGGCGCTAGTTTACCCTAATCATAACGCCAGACCAATGCCTAACGCGCGAGATTCGCAGACGAAAACCCGGCCCTCAGTTTGTAGGAAACCACAATGAATTTAATGATAATTGACGATGAGTCCGCCGAATTTGCCGATGCAGTAAAGCAAAAAATCGTCGAATTTAATCAGCTGCACTGGCAAACACTGAAACGCCAAAACCTAGGATTAAAATTACAGGATGAGGATGGCAGCTTGCTCGCGGGCTTAAGCGGCAAAACCTTTGGTAATTGGCTATTGATTGACTACCTTTGGGTCGATGCCGGATTACGCCAGCAAAACATCGGCTCACGCTTATTACTCGAGGCCGAAACCAAGGCCAAACAACGCGGCTGCCAATTTGTCCTGCTCGATACCTTAGATTTTCAAGCCAAACCTTTCTATGAGCGCCACGGATATCGTGTGCAGTGGGTACAACAAGCCTATCCCGAAACCGGCAGTAAATTCTTTATGGTCAAAGTGCTCTAAAAATAATTGATCATCCAGAGATCGTGAAAAATTAGTTTTATCTAAAAGCTCACGAAAGGACACAGCCTATTAAATTTGAGTTGTACAACTAATTAATGACATCAGAATCAAACACCCAAATCGATATTTTAGACTTAGGCAACGTTTGAGCTATTCAGGATAAATCCCCCTTCAGAAACGACCAATACATCAACATCCGATAAATTTATCGATACAACGTTCGCAATAAAGGCAAACAAAAAAATTACAATACCTGTACAGATGTGGTACTTTTCGAGAGCAAAAATCTTACAGGGAGTATGATGGGAATGTTAGGAAATAAAACAAAATTATCTTTGGTTATATTAGCCTTATTAACTTCACCAGCAGCATTGAGCGCAGATGAAAAGCATGGTTTTTCCGCAGCGATTGGTGGTGGCTCAGTTGCTACATATGGCGGTATGACATTATATGATTTTACTTATCGTTACCAATTTACCCCTGATTGGGGAGCTGAAATTGGTTATTCACTTTTTCAAAGTGAATTGTGGACCGCTGTGATAAATGGTGTTGCAGAGCAATATACTTTAGATAACTCTTATGCTACTCGGCTTGCGGCGACTTATACCTACCAGGTTAGTCCCCGTCATAGTATTATTTTTAAGGCCGGTTTAGGCCAAGCAGAAGCCAACTATGAGCGCCATGATTATGATCATGATAATGACCAACTTGTACTTTTAGATGAATATTCTGATGATGGTTATGGTATTTACACTGCCATAGGTTGGCGCTGCCGCTTCTTTAGTGGCTTTGAAATCTTAAGCTCAGTTGCGTATCAAAACTCAGGCCCATTTGAAATGACTAATATTACATTTGGCTTCGGTTACAGCTTCTAACACTATTTGTATCTACCTTATCCATCAATAAATACGGATATTTTGTTACTTCGCAATGTTTGAAATTTACTTTAAAAGCAAACCAAATATCTCCATCCAAATGTGCTTTAAAATAAATTAAGTGTTCCTCTTCAGAAAACGTTTAAATAAAAACGCCATTGATAAATAACCAATGGCGTTGTTTAGTGCTTTGCAGGATTGGATTAAATATTAAATGCCAATCAAGCCCATCCACTTACCCATAGTACATCTGTCGTTACTGCCAAAATCCCGCACGGTCGCGACATTCTGATAACCCAGCTCGGTCAGTTTTTCTCTAAGCTTTACCGCCTGCTCAAAACCATGTTCGAGCAGAATATAGCCGTTGGGCTTTAAATAATCCCGAGCAGTTTTTGCGATATAGTAAAGATCGGCAAAGCCCTCATCGGCGGCAGTGAGCGCACTTTGCGGCTCAAAACGTACATCCCCTTGATGCAAATGCTCATCGGCCTCATCAATGTAAGGCGGATTTGAGACAATTAAATCAAAGTCATGGGCCTTAATAGCACTAAACC comes from the Shewanella seohaensis genome and includes:
- a CDS encoding SirB2 family protein yields the protein METFYSLYPAVKHLHLTLIAVSVLFFVVRFVLHLRQSALMGKKVFKIAPHVIDTFLLLSGLTLCFMIKQYPFVDPWLTEKIGAVLAYIALGVIAIKANRNKLFKVFAFLGALGWLVYAAKLAHFKQAVLLG
- a CDS encoding SirB1 family protein, producing MGKYNLQDGISLPESALDVGAHLGFSNLEAAKWAWFELAGAVLSHYLVDQQQRLNALLHWFYQDLGFCVRDNYFSTEAADLGTCLITKQGNSTTLATVLMLLAKQLDLELEAILLPGNTVLRSHVAGVVRYHDPLTGKELTKHQLHVLVRGELGNAAELKPSYLKAASVKKLISRMLHELKAGCIVSHQFEAAMECCNLLLQWHPDDVHLNRERAFIAQQLGCINVAAADLQHFVDNSPHDPVIEIVKMQLKELSEHAEIYH
- a CDS encoding outer membrane beta-barrel protein; its protein translation is MLGNKTKLSLVILALLTSPAALSADEKHGFSAAIGGGSVATYGGMTLYDFTYRYQFTPDWGAEIGYSLFQSELWTAVINGVAEQYTLDNSYATRLAATYTYQVSPRHSIIFKAGLGQAEANYERHDYDHDNDQLVLLDEYSDDGYGIYTAIGWRCRFFSGFEILSSVAYQNSGPFEMTNITFGFGYSF
- a CDS encoding GNAT family N-acetyltransferase, which produces MNLMIIDDESAEFADAVKQKIVEFNQLHWQTLKRQNLGLKLQDEDGSLLAGLSGKTFGNWLLIDYLWVDAGLRQQNIGSRLLLEAETKAKQRGCQFVLLDTLDFQAKPFYERHGYRVQWVQQAYPETGSKFFMVKVL